One window of the Niallia circulans genome contains the following:
- the spoIIIAF gene encoding stage III sporulation protein AF, whose product MNFITEWVTNIILFILLATVVDMLLPNSTFQKYAKMVAGLLLITVILTPVFKLISSDFEAVFSASAMGEPEQKNMNNSIELKKREIQASLDEYTLNKMAVQLKEDANEELIANYGMEINSIQLSIDKEKEGGFPANLTEMVIHMKESQDPNNVVEAVSPVRIDTQQPLLDKKETKQMDTESIISFLSEKWEVRNDAIVIMYEGGEEGKNG is encoded by the coding sequence ATGAATTTTATTACAGAATGGGTAACAAATATTATTCTCTTTATACTGTTAGCAACGGTTGTGGATATGCTATTGCCTAACTCTACTTTTCAGAAATATGCAAAGATGGTCGCAGGCCTGCTCCTAATAACCGTCATTTTAACACCTGTATTTAAGCTGATATCCAGTGACTTTGAAGCCGTGTTTTCAGCTAGTGCAATGGGTGAACCTGAACAAAAAAATATGAATAATTCCATTGAATTAAAAAAAAGAGAAATACAAGCCTCACTTGATGAATATACATTAAATAAAATGGCTGTCCAATTAAAAGAGGATGCAAATGAGGAGTTGATAGCAAATTACGGAATGGAGATTAATTCAATTCAATTATCAATTGACAAAGAAAAGGAGGGTGGCTTTCCTGCAAATCTAACTGAAATGGTTATTCATATGAAGGAAAGCCAGGATCCCAATAATGTTGTGGAAGCTGTAAGCCCTGTTCGAATTGATACACAGCAACCTCTTCTTGATAAAAAGGAAACAAAACAAATGGACACAGAAAGTATTATTTCCTTTCTTTCTGAAAAGTGGGAAGTGCGAAATGATGCAATTGTAATTATGTACGAAGGAGGGGAGGAGGGGAAAAATGGATAA